A region of Sugiyamaella lignohabitans strain CBS 10342 chromosome A, complete sequence DNA encodes the following proteins:
- the ASC1 gene encoding guanine nucleotide-binding protein subunit beta (G-protein beta subunit and guanine dissociation inhibitor for Gpa2p; ortholog of RACK1 that inhibits translation; core component of the small (40S) ribosomal subunit; regulates P-body formation induced by replication stress; represses Gcn4p in the absence of amino acid starvation; GO_component: GO:0005737 - cytoplasm [Evidence IEA,IEA]; GO_component: GO:0005737 - cytoplasm [Evidence IDA] [PMID 11914276]; GO_component: GO:0022627 - cytosolic small ribosomal subunit [Evidence IDA] [PMID 15340087]; GO_function: GO:0001965 - G-protein alpha-subunit binding [Evidence IPI] [PMID 17591772]; GO_function: GO:0005092 - GDP-dissociation inhibitor activity [Evidence IDA] [PMID 17591772]; GO_function: GO:0004871 - signal transducer activity [Evidence IMP,IPI] [PMID 17591772]; GO_process: GO:0007186 - G-protein coupled receptor signaling pathway [Evidence IMP,IPI] [PMID 17591772]; GO_process: GO:0010255 - glucose mediated signaling pathway [Evidence IMP,IPI] [PMID 17591772]; GO_process: GO:0001403 - invasive growth in response to glucose limitation [Evidence IMP] [PMID 17591772]; GO_process: GO:0017148 - negative regulation of translation [Evidence IMP] [PMID 15340087]) has protein sequence MSQNEVLVLRGTLEGHNGWVTALATSASNPDILLSASRDKSLIIWNLTRDEQAYGVPKRSLHGHAHIVQDVTISQDGSYAISASWDKTLRLWDLNDGTTLRRFVGHTGDVLSVSFSPDNRQIVSAGRDRTIKVWNTIGDCKYTYDGQKSHSDWVSTVRFSPATDDKSHTIISAGWDKLVKVSFNISTIFRYCIF, from the coding sequence ATGAGTCAAAACGAAGTTTTAGTCCTTCGTGGAACCCTTGAGGGCCACAACGGTTGGGTCACCGCCCTTGCTACTTCTGCTAGCAACCCCGATATTCTCCTTTCCGCTTCTCGTGATAAGAGCCTTATCATCTGGAACCTTACCAGAGACGAACAAGCTTACGGTGTTCCCAAGAGATCTCTTCACGGACACGCTCACATTGTCCAAGATGTCACCATCTCTCAAGACGGTTCTTACGCCATCTCTGCTTCTTGGGATAAGACTCTCCGTCTTTGGGACTTGAATGACGGAACCACCCTCAGAAGATTTGTCGGCCACACTGGTGATGTTTTGTCGGTCTCTTTCTCTCCTGACAACAGACAAATTGTTTCTGCTGGTCGTGACAGAACCATCAAGGTCTGGAACACCATTGGTGACTGTAAATACACTTACGACGGCCAAAAGTCTCACTCCGACTGGGTCTCTACCGTCAGATTCTCTCCTGCTACTGACGACAAGTCTCACACCATCATCTCTGCTGGTTGGGACAAGCTTGTCAAGGTAAGTTTTAACATTTCGACAATATTTAGATattgtattttttga
- the OCT1 gene encoding Oct1p (Mitochondrial intermediate peptidase; cleaves destabilizing N-terminal residues of a subset of proteins upon import, after their cleavage by mitochondrial processing peptidase (Mas1p-Mas2p); may contribute to mitochondrial iron homeostasis; GO_component: GO:0005759 - mitochondrial matrix [Evidence IEA]; GO_component: GO:0005759 - mitochondrial matrix [Evidence IDA] [PMID 8035833]; GO_component: GO:0005739 - mitochondrion [Evidence IEA]; GO_component: GO:0005739 - mitochondrion [Evidence IDA] [PMID 16823961]; GO_function: GO:0016787 - hydrolase activity [Evidence IEA]; GO_function: GO:0046872 - metal ion binding [Evidence IEA]; GO_function: GO:0004222 - metalloendopeptidase activity [Evidence IEA]; GO_function: GO:0004222 - metalloendopeptidase activity [Evidence IDA,IMP] [PMID 8831696]; GO_function: GO:0008237 - metallopeptidase activity [Evidence IEA,IEA]; GO_function: GO:0008233 - peptidase activity [Evidence IEA]; GO_process: GO:0006879 - cellular iron ion homeostasis [Evidence IGI,IMP] [PMID 10332043]; GO_process: GO:0006627 - protein processing involved in protein targeting to mitochondrion [Evidence IMP] [PMID 8035833]; GO_process: GO:0050821 - protein stabilization [Evidence IMP] [PMID 21525245]; GO_process: GO:0006508 - proteolysis [Evidence IEA,IEA]) — protein MLRSWSSARKTLPRWSGGLGHGESVLVRRISGLTGPVGPVGPVGVVETRLEARSGKPFLNGGFVLGNRLRRVDGSRQLTTKSTTGLENSTDQSIRDVFDSVEFWKKDFAPGHTNALEPTGLFENRYLTTPQGMVEFTQESLRQAQELTLKIINAGDDPEALHNAIRNFDILSDIICKVIDMVAFVRISHPNKEFINVAQECHELMYDYMNMLNTSVELHDILDKVLGNNDIRNGLSSEEITVGEILLADFKKSGVNLAPHDREKFVRLSSKVSILGQQFLNNIGPAKHHLTFSKSQVWGLDPVLANRLRSFGGRFKIPTYGPVADMALQTISNENTRRDIWLAQRSATDEQVGLLGDFLTARAELARMMGCNSFAEYELKDKMAKTPVNVQRFLDELAQQTNPRAAKELLDLKKLKSDEKATPLAETLLKAWDRDYYAAKHTHSKRSKSKSSDFISAYFSLGTVMQGLSRLFTRIYGISFVPIETKPGEVWDDEVRRLDVVSETEGKIGVIYCDLFQRDGKSPHPAHFTVQCSREITPGEPSYYHQGSSVIRDSTNRCYQLPIIALVCDFVKDPALSKCLLSYSEVQTLFHEMGHAIHSMLGRTSLHNVSGTRCATDFVELPSVLMERFAASPEVMKLFARHHLTDEPLPLSVFNCQLSLQSLYDQTETYHQILISMLDQQVHSELANTPTFDPNAIYYELEKSRGLFEAHPDSRWPAQFGHLFSYGANYYCYLFDRAIADRIWQKLFVNDPTSREAGEHFRREVLSWGGSRDPWQCVSAVLREPSLANGDETAMLEIGRSLKA, from the coding sequence ATGTTGAGGAGCTGGTCGTCAGCGAGAAAGACCCTCCCCCGCTGGTCCGGTGGTTTGGGACACGGGGAGAGTGTGCTCGTCAGACGGATCTCGGGTCTGACAGGGCCTGTGGGTCCTGTGGGTCCTGTGGGGGTCGTAGAGACTCGTTTGGAGGCTCGAAGTGGAAAACCATTTTTGAATGGCGGGTTTGTATTGGGAAATCGACTAAGAAGAGTGGACGGAAGTCGTCAACTGACGACGAAGTCGACGACGGGTTTGGAGAACAGCACTGATCAGAGCATCCGAGATGTGTTTGATTCGGTCGAGTTCTGGAAAAAAGATTTTGCACCTGGCCATACAAATGCTCTTGAACCCACTGGTTTGTTTGAGAACAGATATCTTACCACGCCACAGGGAATGGTAGAGTTCACACAGGAGTCGCTGCGACAGGCTCAGGAACTGACTCTGAAGATTATAAATGCTGGAGACGACCCAGAAGCGCTTCATAATGCGATCCGCAATTTCGATATCTTGAGCGATATCATCTGTAAAGTTATCGATATGGTTGCATTTGTGCGTATTTCGCATCCTAATAAAGAGTTCATCAACGTGGCTCAGGAGTGCCATGAACTCATGTATGATTATATGAATATGCTGAATACCAGCGTGGAGTTACATGATATTCTAGACAAGGTTCTTGGCAATAATGACATTAGAAACGGTCTTTCTAGTGAAGAGATAACTGTGGGAGAAATCCTGCTGGCCgatttcaagaaatcaggAGTCAATTTGGCCCCTCATGATCGAGAAAAGTTTGTTCGGTTATCAAGTAAAGTATCGATTCTTGGCCAGCAGTTTTTGAATAATATTGGCCCTGCAAAGCATCATTTAACATTTTCTAAATCTCAAGTTTGGGGTCTTGATCCTGTCTTGGCTAATAGACTGAGGTCGTTTGGCGGCAGGTTCAAAATCCCTACCTACGGTCCCGTAGCTGATATGGCATTACAAACAATTTCCAATGAAAACACCCGACGGGATATCTGGCTTGCTCAGAGGTCTGCTACTGATGAACAGGTGGGTTTACTTGGCGACTTTCTCACTGCACGAGCTGAACTGGCTAGGATGATGGGCTGTAATAGCTTTGCTGAGTACGAACTTAAAGATAAAATGGCCAAGACACCTGTCAATGTACAACGTTTTTTAGACGAACTAgctcaacaaacaaatccTCGAGCTGCCAAGGAACTATTGGATCTCAAAAAACTCAAGAGTGATGAGAAAGCTACTCCGTTGGCTGAAACGTTACTGAAAGCATGGGACAGAGACTACTATGCTGCCAAACACACGCATTCTAAACGGTCCAAGAGTAAATCGTCTGATTTTATATCTGCATATTTCTCATTGGGTACTGTCATGCAGGGACTGTCTCGACTGTTCACGAGAATATACGGCATCTCGTTTGTACCTATTGAGACCAAACCCGGTGAGGTATGGGATGACGAAGTTCGTCGTCTGGATGTGGTTTCTGAAACCGAAGGTAAAATCGGCGTTATCTACTGTGATTTGTTCCAGAGAGATGGAAAATCGCCTCACCCGGCTCATTTCACTGTGCAGTGTTCTCGCGAGATCACTCCTGGCGAGCCTTCATATTACCATCAAGGCAGTTCTGTTATCCGAGACAGCACCAACCGATGCTATCAACTGCCCATTATTGCACTTGTCTGTGATTTTGTCAAGGATCCTGCTCTGTCCAAGTGTCTATTATCGTACAGTGAAGTTCAGACTCTATTTCACGAAATGGGTCATGCCATTCACTCAATGCTCGGTAGGACTAGTTTGCACAATGTATCAGGTACACGGTGTGCCACTGACTTTGTCGAGTTACCATCAGTGTTAATGGAACGGTTTGCTGCCTCACCTGAAGTCATGAAACTGTTTGCACGACACCATCTAACCGACGAGCCACTGCCACTATCAGTATTCAACTGTCAGCTAAGCCTTCAATCACTGTACGATCAAACCGAAACATACCATCAAATCCTCATTTCAATGCTCGACCAACAAGTGCATTCTGAACTAGCAAACACTCCGACATTCGATCCCAACGCCATTTACTATGAACTTGAAAAGTCCCGAGGTCTTTTCGAAGCGCATCCCGACTCGCGATGGCCAGCCCAGTTCGGCCACCTGTTTAGCTACGGAGCaaactactactgctaccTGTTCGACCGGGCCATTGCCGACCGTATCTGGCAAAAACTGTTCGTCAACGACCCCACCTCCCGCGAAGCCGGCGAACATTTCCGACGCGAAGTCCTCTCCTGGGGCGGAAGCAGAGACCCCTGGCAGTGCGTCTCAGCGGTCCTCCGCGAACCGAGTCTCGCCAACGGCGACGAAACCGCCATGCTCGAGATCGGTCGCTCACTAAAAGCTTAA
- the GLN1 gene encoding glutamate--ammonia ligase (Glutamine synthetase (GS); synthesizes glutamine from glutamate and ammonia; with Glt1p, forms the secondary pathway for glutamate biosynthesis from ammonia; expression regulated by nitrogen source and by amino acid limitation; forms filaments of back-to-back stacks of cylindrical homo-decamers at low pH, leading to enzymatic inactivation and storage during states of advanced cellular starvation; relocalizes from nucleus to cytoplasmic foci upon DNA replication stress; GO_component: GO:0005737 - cytoplasm [Evidence IEA,IEA]; GO_component: GO:0005737 - cytoplasm [Evidence IDA] [PMID 11914276]; GO_component: GO:0005737 - cytoplasm [Evidence IDA] [PMID 14562095]; GO_component: GO:0005737 - cytoplasm [Evidence IDA] [PMID 22842922]; GO_component: GO:0005634 - nucleus [Evidence IDA] [PMID 22842922]; GO_function: GO:0005524 - ATP binding [Evidence IEA]; GO_function: GO:0003824 - catalytic activity [Evidence IEA]; GO_function: GO:0004356 - glutamate-ammonia ligase activity [Evidence IEA,IEA]; GO_function: GO:0004356 - glutamate-ammonia ligase activity [Evidence IMP] [PMID 1347768]; GO_function: GO:0004356 - glutamate-ammonia ligase activity [Evidence IDA] [PMID 4156034]; GO_function: GO:0016874 - ligase activity [Evidence IEA]; GO_function: GO:0000166 - nucleotide binding [Evidence IEA]; GO_process: GO:0006542 - glutamine biosynthetic process [Evidence IEA]; GO_process: GO:0006542 - glutamine biosynthetic process [Evidence IDA] [PMID 6129248]; GO_process: GO:0006807 - nitrogen compound metabolic process [Evidence IEA]): MSSAVVSNTATLQKYLDLPQNGAVLAEYIWIDGTNGIRSKCKTLSKSPESIDDLPEWNFDGSSTEQAPGHDSDIYLRPAAIFKDPFRKGDNIIVLAECWNNDGTPNKTNYRHECAKLMEAHKDSKIWFGIEQEYTLFDQYDNVYGWPKGGFPGPQGPYYCGVGTGKVFCRDIVEAHYRACLYAGVDISGINAEVMPSQWEFQVGPCEGIKMGDELTVARYLLTRVAEDFGVKISFHPKPLQGDWNGAGCHTNVSTEQMRNPGGMKYIEEAIEKLSKRHKEHIAVYGEDNDLRLTGRHETASVANFSSGVANRGASVRIPRSVAKEGFGYFEDRRPASNIDPYLVTGIIAETILGSIPEADIVKQVQKE; encoded by the coding sequence ATGTCGTCGGCTGTTGTTTCTAACACTGCTACTTTGCAGAAGTATTTGGACCTCCCTCAAAACGGAGCTGTCTTGGCTGAATACATCTGGATCGATGGTACTAATGGTATCCGATCCAAGTGTAAGACTCTTAGCAAGTCTCCCGAGTCGATTGATGACCTTCCTGAATGGAACTTCGACGGTTCTTCTACCGAACAAGCTCCTGGTCATGACTcggatatttatttgcGTCCTGCCGCTATTTTCAAGGACCCTTTTAGAAAGGGTGATAACATCATTGTTCTTGCCGAGTGTTGGAACAACGATGGTACTCCTAACAAGACAAACTACCGTCACGAGTGTGCTAAGCTCATGGAGGCCCACAAGGATTCCAAGATCTGGTTTGGTATTGAACAAGAGTACACTCTTTTCGACCAATACGACAATGTCTATGGCTGGCCCAAGGGTGGTTTCCCCGGTCCTCAAGGTCCTTACTACTGTGGtgttggtactggtaaggTTTTCTGCCGTGACATTGTCGAGGCTCATTACCGTGCCTGTTTGTATGCCGGTGTTGACATCTCCGGTATCAATGCCGAGGTCATGCCTTCTCAATGGGAGTTCCAAGTCGGTCCTTGTGAGGGAATCAAGATGGGTGATGAGTTGACTGTTGCCAGATACTTGCTGACCCGTGTTGCCGAGGACTTTGGTGTCAAGATCTCGTTCCACCCCAAGCCTCTTCAAGGAGACTGGAACGGTGCTGGTTGTCACACCAACGTTTCCACCGAGCAAATGAGAAACCCCGGTGGTATGAAGTACATTGAGGAGGCTATTGAGAAGCTTTCCAAGCGTCACAAGGAGCACATTGCCGTGTACGGTGAAGACAACGATCTTCGTCTGACCGGTCGTCACGAGACTGCTTCTGTTGCCAACTTCTCGTCCGGTGTTGCCAACAGAGGTGCCTCTGTGCGTATTCCCCGTTCCGTTGCCAAGGAGGGATTCGGTTACTTCGAGGACCGTCGTCCCGCCTCCAACATCGACCCCTACCTCGTCACCGGTATTATTGCCGAGACCATTCTCGGTTCCATCCCCGAGGCTGACATTGTCAAGCAAGTCCAAAAGGAGTAA